The following is a genomic window from Candidatus Pantoea soli.
ATGTTGATGGCTATCTTGATGCGACAATTAACGCGATTGATGGCCTCAAAGAGGGCTTTTCAGGCGGTACAAATATCTGGCAAATGCTCGACACGCTGTGGTTAAAAGCGCAGACAGTAGCTAAGACGTTGCACGATCTGGATGATTCAACGGTCGTTAAAGATGAGGGCATGACAGCACAACTATTTGTCTGGTTTGGGGTGATGGTGATCATGGTTGTTTGCGCCTTTGTCTCACTCCTGGCAGAAGTTACTATCCTGCTGTTATCAATAACCGCTCCGCTTTTCATCTTTTGCCTTGCCTGGGGCGTTTTCCGGCAGATGTTCAACAACTGGCTGCAAAACATCTTTGCAGGCATTTTGACGATCATGTTCTCAGCCTTATCCCTGCGCATTGTGATTAATATCCTCGACAGGGTGCTATCACAGGCAACAACCGGCGCGGCAAATGCCAACATCGTTACGCTTGGCGCGCAGGTTTGCTTAGTCGCTATTCTGGGGGCGTTGCTGATCTGGATTTCAGCCAAAATTGCAGGGGCATTAGCGGGCGCAAGTGCCGGCGCTACCATGCAGGGCATGGCAACGCTCGGCCTCGCCGCTGCGGGCTTCGGTATGGCTAAACAGGTTGGTGCAGCAGCAAAGGGAACGAAAACCGATGCAAAAGCCCAATTAGCAGGCTGGCAGGCCGGAAATAGCGGGAATAAAAACGTCCCGGCGGGCGGCGCTGCGGGCTATCGAGCTGCTCAGGCAAGGCAGGCATCGATCAAGCAGATGCAGGCTCGCGCAGAGCAACGAAATATTGTTAAAGCTGCGACTGATGCAAAAAAACGCTGGAGTGCATAACTCAAATTAACAGGGCGGCTATTTACCGTCCTGGCTCCCTTCTTACACTCAATTTCACTTAATTCAGAGGCAAACAACATGAAGCGCTTAACTGCGTTACTTCTGCTGTGCGCGCTTTCCGGCTGCGCACATAACGGCGATCTGCCTGCCGTCTCAGGCAAAGCTGAACCTATCAACACTCCACAAATTATGAAGGAGTTTAGCCATGAGTGAGCAAAGACTGATTGCTGAAGCAAAAGACTTTGAGCAAACCGGCATCGAGCGGGAAAAGCGTATTAAAAAGGCCAGCTTTACCGTTGGCGTTCTAGGGTTGCTTATTGGTCTGCTGGGTGTGGTGGCCGTGATCGTTATGTTGCCGTTGAAAAGAACGGAAGTAGAGCTTTATACGGTCGATAACAATACAGGACGTGTTGAACATATTACCCGTACATCAAAAAGCAGCATAACCGCTCTTGAGGCTGTCGCACGAGCCAGCGTCGCCCGTTATATAAAGATGCGTGAGGGCTATAACTACTTCCAGTTACAGTCTGATTACGATCAGGTGCAACGGTTGGGAACACCTGACGTTAATAACGCTTATTTAGCGTGGTATGCAGGTAATGATGCACCCGATACCGTTTATCAAAAGGCCGCTCACGTTGCGACTGTTGAAATCATCAGCAACGTGATCAGCGGCGCAACCGACCCTGACCGCCTCGCAACTGTTCGTTTTAAAAAAACCATTCGAAAAATAGCTGATAACTCTGTGCGTACAGAATATTGGGACGTGCGCATGACCTTTCATTTCGAGCCAGACAGAGAAATGAAGGATAGCGAGAGAGAAACAAATGAGCTTGGTTTTACCGTCACTAGTTACCAGCGCGATAAAGAAATTCGTGGAGGTCAGTAATGGAAATGAATATTCCTTTTATTACCTGCGCCCGCCAGGGGTTATTGGCCGCACTGTGCTTTAGCGCGCTTGGGACGGCAATGAGTGTTCATGCAGAAGCTATCCCGCGTGGTAGTCAGTATGACGGGAGAATGCAGCAGGTCGATTACAACCCGCGCAATGTATCAGTGGTTAATGTCAGCGCGGGCTATGTCACGACGCTGATTTTTGATGACGACGAGGCGGTAACTACGGCTGATGCCGGTTTCCCTGCGGCTTGGGAGATAACGCCAAAAGCAAACCGTGTGACAGTTCGCGCGCGGCCAATCGAGCAGGGCGCACCGGGTGCAGATGGCAATACTGAAAAAGTCGTTATTCCACCGAATAGCAAAGACTGGCGAACCAATCTGCTTGTTGTCACGAACAAGCGTATCTATTCCCTCGATCTGAACGTCATAGATGACAACAGCCGCACTAAACCGGCTTACGTGATCATGTATCGCTACCCGAAGGAAATCGCTAACAGAGTTAGCCAGGAGCAGTTGAAACAGCAGCAGGCGCTGATGAAACAGGCAGAGGAAGCCAGAACCGAAAAGGCGCTGGAATCCTCTCAAATTCCGCGTAACTGGGACTATACAAAGCGTGTCGGCCAGAACAGCAGCCAGATCGTACCTGATGTAGCCTGGGATGATGGCCGGTTTACTTTCCTCGGTTTTTCGCCGCAGAAAAAAATCCCGTCTTTGTTTGAACTGAACGGTGATCAGGAGCAAATCGTCAATAGCTCGGCGCAGCGCAAAGGCGATTACACAATCCTGGTGGTGCATTCCCTGATGCCAAAGCTTGTGTTGCGGTCAGGTAAAGCAGTCGTAGAGGTGGAAAACAAAGGTTACGGAAAAATCAGGGTTGCCGATGGTACTACGGTATCGCCACAGGTTGAGCGCGTGGAGAAATTAGATGACAACTGAAAAAGAAGATCTTCCCTCTGAGGAACAAGAAGAGAAAAGCGTGGCGCAGTTGGAGCAGGAAGCGAGAGAACGGCGCCAGGCAGATTTAGCAGAGCCAGAGGAAGAGGAAACAGCAGCCACCTCTCAGCGGCCAGAAGTGACGGCGCTAAACAAACGTAAGAGAGGGAAAACGGCTTTTGCTGGATTGGTCCTGGCAATTTTCCTTATCTTCCTGGCATGGGCTGGCACCTGGTTTTATAAAACCTACCTACGCGAACCTCCGCAGGAAAAACAGACGGAAACTACCGACAACGCCCGGACGCTGAACAGCCAGGTACGAAAAGACTTAGGCAAGGATGCGAAACCGTGGGGAGAGGAAGAAGCTGAAAAGGCAAATGAAGCAGAAAGCAAAGGAGCAGCTAGCAGCGGTAAAAAAGAGGCGGTAAGCGAAGCTTATACGCCGCCTCGACTTAATAAAGCTCTGGCTCTTGTGAGCCAGGCCAGTGCGGCAGGAAATTCGGCTGGCAATGCGCCAGTGATGACGCGCAAACAGGAGGCAGAAACTTTAACCGGCAACGGCACAACGGCTTCTGATAGCGCGGAGATCGGGCAACTTACGCCGAAAGAAGCAGCTACTCCAACACCATCACCTGTACGCCGTATACCTTACGATCCCGATCTGTATGTACCTGAACTAACTAACGTTGAATGCTCGATGAATTACCGTTTCGTTTCTGATGTCGCCGGTAAATTCACCTGTACCGTATCTAAAGACGTGTACAGCGCAAGCGGCAGGGTAAAGCTGATCGAGAAAGATACAACTGCGTACATCGACTATCGCGCAGGGACATTGAAACACGGTCAAGGTCGTCTGTTTCTGATGGTAGAAAAGCTCAGGACACATCATAAGCCTTATCTGGATATACCACTGATAAACTCGGCAGCGGCTGGCGAATTAGGCGAGTCGGGCGTTTCAGGCTGGATAGATCAGCACTGGTTAGACCGATTCGGCGGGGCGCTAATGGTCGGTGTTATTCCTGACGGGATGGCCGCAATAAGTAATAACGCTGGCAAAAAAGACAGAAATACGGATTACACGGAAAACTCGCGCCAGTCTCTGGCAGATATGGCAAAAACTACGCTGGACAACAGCATAAACATCCCGCCGACGCTTTATAAAAATCAGGGTGAAATTATTAACCTGATTGTTGGGCAGGACATTGACTTCTCAAAAGTCTATGCGCTGAGGATGAAAAACAAATGAATGTAAGAAATGTATCGCTAAACCAATATCGAGATGACCTTTTTGGCGAGTTCCTGTCGATGCCTGGGCTAACAGAAATAGCAGTTAATAGACCAGGGCAAATATTTACGAAAATTAGGGGGGGCTGGCAGAAGCACGACTTCCCCATAACCTATGGGCAGTGCGAAGCATTTTCTACGGCGCTCGCCAAATTTCATGGCGATCACGTTGAAGATTTGAAGCCGGGTCTGTCTGCCATGCTGGAAACTGGCGAGCGTTGCCAAATAGTGTTACCGCCAGCCTGTGAAAGAGAAACGATCTCAATAACTATTCGTAAACCTTCAAAATTTCTTGTGCCGCATCAGAATTACATTGATGACGGTTTTTATAACCGCGTCACTGGTAAGGAAGAGGCCAACAGCAAGGATGAAGAGCTTTTGAAGTTATACCGTGACGGCTTGATTCCTCAGTTTATGGAAAAAGCCGTCGAGTACGGTAAAACAATAGTTGTGGCAGGGGAAACGGGGTCGGGAAAAACTACCTACATGAAAATGTTGGTTGGATTTATCCCGCTTCATCTGCGCTGTACTACGATGGAAGATAACAACGAACTACGTTTTGAGAAGCTGGAAAACTATGTTCACCTTTTCTATCCGTCAGAATCAGGTGATGATAAATCAGCAATCGTAACGCCTGCCCGCCTTATAAGGTGGAATTATCGAATGAATCCCGACCGCATTTTATTAGCAGAGATACGCGGCGCTGAGGCCTGGGACTTCCTAAAAATAACAGATTCAGGTCATGAGGGAAGCATGACCTCTATCCATAACGGAAGTCCACATGCAGCTATACAGGGGATAGTAGAACGTTGTTATCAACATCCAGAATGTAGCAATTTGCCTTACAGTGTGCTTTTGAGAAAAGTGCTCAACTGTATTGATATAGTGGTGAGCATTGATGTAAATGGCGATGTAAGGCGCATGGGGGATATATATTTCAAACCTGCGCATCGTGATCAGTTTATGAGGGATTTCAAAAATGAGATGTTCTAAGCCGATTCTTGTTTTCGCAGCATGTCTTTTTGTTTCCGCGTGCGGTTCGGCACCAGAGCCGCCAACCGCCAGTGAATATAAACCGGAGGTGTTGAACAATGCATTACCAGAATGGAAACCGAAAGATTTATATTTACCATCGACAGAAGCTAAAGGTAACTGGTATCTGGTAACAAGAAACTTTACAGCATCTGGTGAAGTCTACTCACCTGCTTTCTGGTTTGGTTTACTCCACTCTCAAAAAATTATAGTTGCCAGTGGAAAAGAAACAGACTGGTTTGCCGCTAAAAACTGGCTCCGTTCTCATGGTGCAAAACAAGTTATCGAGTACCAAAGAAAATCGTTGTGTAACTATTGTACTGACGTTTATATGATTAACAGCGATTTGCATCAGACTAAAATCAACTAATTCAAAATAGGTGAATTATGAAAAAAGCCATTTCATTGGCGGCTTTGCTTTGCATTGCCGTAAGTGCGCCCTTAACGGTTAAGGCAGACGAACCTTGCAACATGACCTTGTGCATGTGGGGTAAGGTTAGCGGTTCTAACAAAGATAATTGCGAAGGGGAAATAAAAAAGTTTTTTAAAAAGCAGGTCAAAAAGAAAGGATCATTTTTACCCGATCATACTGCTGATGCGCGTGAAAGTATGCTGCGTGATGAATGCCCAGCTTCAATGGTCCCTAGCCAGTTTATAAGCCAGATAATTAGCAAGGTTGGGAGGTTAAAAGGTTAATGATTGATATGACTGGTTATGTGAGAAATCCGTGGTCTAAAGAGCACGATTCTATTCATGCAGATGTGCTGATTAGGAGAATAGAGAAAGCCGCAGGTAAAGCCTGCGGTTGCCATTATGAGATTTACGAAAAGTATTGTCTTGATTCTTTGTTTGAAATATTGAGTAAGTTAAATGCCGATGACGCGCGTGTTTTATGCGAGGTCGCAGAAATGCGAGGTTATAACTTGAGTGATGAAGGGATGGATGCTGTAGATAAGGCTTACAGTGAACTAATGACAGAAATTCATAAAGAGCAGATTTGATTTTGCAAAGGATGGTGAAGCCACTCCAAAGGAGCGGGGCAAATTGTTCAACAATTTGGGCAAGTCCGGCGCAGGGTGCGGCGTCCTTTGACCTTAGAGCCAGATAATTCAATCCCAAAGGATTGTTAATTATCTGGCTCTTGGGCTTTTCTTTATCGGCAGACCGATAAAGAAAAGTGGCGAGAAGCGAGTAAATTCAATTTCGAAGAAATTGTTAATTTGCGTCGCTGAACCCATCTGCGGCTATTCGCCCCAGCGAATATAAGCAGACCGGGGGGAGCCGAATAAATTTCGCCGCCCCAGCGAGCGAAAAGCTATCGCCCACGATAGCGGTTTATTTGGGGGGCTTGCCCCGCAAACCGTCGAGGCTAAGGGGATTCATCCCCGTGGCGCGACCAACCCCTTTAAAGCCAGTTTTCCGATTTATTTGCTGGCCGAGGAACGAGGACAGGAAATAAAGAGGGTAAAAACGGCGTCTTAAAGGGGTTGGTCGCGCGTAGCGCGCGACGGTTTGCCGCCTTTGACGTTGTGCAGCTTTGGAGGGCGTCCAGCCCGACATTGCGTAACAAGAGCTGTGCAGAAAGGGCGTCCAGCCCGCTCTGCACGGCGCTTGCCGTTAAGGAGGCGGTCACTGACCGTCTCCTTGTGAGCGCTTTGCGCTCGCTGGTTTAGCCTTTCAGCGCCTGCTTGTGTCGCCCTGCGTAGTCGCCCCTACCTATGGGGCGATTACACAGGGCGATTACAGGCGGCGATTCGATACAGTATGGAGCGCGAAGATGAATAAAATTTTGGCTAAGCTGAATGCTGCTTCATTGGCATTCAGCGATGCTCTTATATGGACACAAAGCTATTGCGTGATAATGGCTATATTAGCTGGTTTGATGCTGCCATTCATATTTAACCTCCCGCGAGAGAAACGCAGAGAGGCCCCTTTCTGGAGAAAGACAATTGCGTGTCTGGCTATGTGTTTTTTTGTTTTTGGAACCTTATCACCGCTCACTTTCTTTCTGATGGGATTTCTACTACCTCGGCTTCAGAACGGTGAGGTAACAAATTTACTCTTGTGGGGGATGTTAATTTTCTGTACTGGTTCGGGTTTGG
Proteins encoded in this region:
- a CDS encoding cag pathogenicity island Cag12 family protein; protein product: MRCSKPILVFAACLFVSACGSAPEPPTASEYKPEVLNNALPEWKPKDLYLPSTEAKGNWYLVTRNFTASGEVYSPAFWFGLLHSQKIIVASGKETDWFAAKNWLRSHGAKQVIEYQRKSLCNYCTDVYMINSDLHQTKIN
- the virB11 gene encoding P-type DNA transfer ATPase VirB11 — translated: MNVRNVSLNQYRDDLFGEFLSMPGLTEIAVNRPGQIFTKIRGGWQKHDFPITYGQCEAFSTALAKFHGDHVEDLKPGLSAMLETGERCQIVLPPACERETISITIRKPSKFLVPHQNYIDDGFYNRVTGKEEANSKDEELLKLYRDGLIPQFMEKAVEYGKTIVVAGETGSGKTTYMKMLVGFIPLHLRCTTMEDNNELRFEKLENYVHLFYPSESGDDKSAIVTPARLIRWNYRMNPDRILLAEIRGAEAWDFLKITDSGHEGSMTSIHNGSPHAAIQGIVERCYQHPECSNLPYSVLLRKVLNCIDIVVSIDVNGDVRRMGDIYFKPAHRDQFMRDFKNEMF
- a CDS encoding virB8 family protein; translation: MSEQRLIAEAKDFEQTGIEREKRIKKASFTVGVLGLLIGLLGVVAVIVMLPLKRTEVELYTVDNNTGRVEHITRTSKSSITALEAVARASVARYIKMREGYNYFQLQSDYDQVQRLGTPDVNNAYLAWYAGNDAPDTVYQKAAHVATVEIISNVISGATDPDRLATVRFKKTIRKIADNSVRTEYWDVRMTFHFEPDREMKDSERETNELGFTVTSYQRDKEIRGGQ
- a CDS encoding killer protein, which produces MKKAISLAALLCIAVSAPLTVKADEPCNMTLCMWGKVSGSNKDNCEGEIKKFFKKQVKKKGSFLPDHTADARESMLRDECPASMVPSQFISQIISKVGRLKG
- the virB9 gene encoding P-type conjugative transfer protein VirB9, with protein sequence MEMNIPFITCARQGLLAALCFSALGTAMSVHAEAIPRGSQYDGRMQQVDYNPRNVSVVNVSAGYVTTLIFDDDEAVTTADAGFPAAWEITPKANRVTVRARPIEQGAPGADGNTEKVVIPPNSKDWRTNLLVVTNKRIYSLDLNVIDDNSRTKPAYVIMYRYPKEIANRVSQEQLKQQQALMKQAEEARTEKALESSQIPRNWDYTKRVGQNSSQIVPDVAWDDGRFTFLGFSPQKKIPSLFELNGDQEQIVNSSAQRKGDYTILVVHSLMPKLVLRSGKAVVEVENKGYGKIRVADGTTVSPQVERVEKLDDN
- the virB10 gene encoding VirB10/TraB/TrbI family type IV secretion system protein; translation: MTTEKEDLPSEEQEEKSVAQLEQEARERRQADLAEPEEEETAATSQRPEVTALNKRKRGKTAFAGLVLAIFLIFLAWAGTWFYKTYLREPPQEKQTETTDNARTLNSQVRKDLGKDAKPWGEEEAEKANEAESKGAASSGKKEAVSEAYTPPRLNKALALVSQASAAGNSAGNAPVMTRKQEAETLTGNGTTASDSAEIGQLTPKEAATPTPSPVRRIPYDPDLYVPELTNVECSMNYRFVSDVAGKFTCTVSKDVYSASGRVKLIEKDTTAYIDYRAGTLKHGQGRLFLMVEKLRTHHKPYLDIPLINSAAAGELGESGVSGWIDQHWLDRFGGALMVGVIPDGMAAISNNAGKKDRNTDYTENSRQSLADMAKTTLDNSINIPPTLYKNQGEIINLIVGQDIDFSKVYALRMKNK